Proteins from a single region of Candidatus Zixiibacteriota bacterium:
- a CDS encoding type III restriction endonuclease subunit R: DSQFELEFADFLERLGDDEIVSFAKNYYEVHFKIDYKNADGTIANYYPDFFVKTDEKTVYVVETKGREDLDDLLKIKRLAQWCDDANARQKKSTYKMLYVRQEEWDKYKPKNWDDIVSITKK, translated from the coding sequence AGATAGCCAGTTTGAGCTTGAGTTTGCGGATTTCCTTGAACGATTGGGTGATGATGAGATTGTTTCGTTTGCGAAGAATTATTATGAAGTGCATTTTAAGATAGACTATAAAAACGCCGATGGGACGATAGCGAATTATTACCCGGACTTCTTTGTCAAAACGGATGAAAAGACGGTGTATGTCGTTGAGACTAAGGGGCGTGAGGATCTAGACGATCTTTTGAAGATTAAAAGGCTTGCCCAGTGGTGCGATGACGCAAATGCCCGGCAGAAGAAAAGCACTTATAAAATGCTCTATGTGAGGCAGGAAGAATGGGACAAGTATAAACCGAAGAATTGGGATGATATAGTTTCAATTACGAAGAAGTGA